In the Festucalex cinctus isolate MCC-2025b chromosome 10, RoL_Fcin_1.0, whole genome shotgun sequence genome, one interval contains:
- the rsph4a gene encoding radial spoke head protein 4 homolog A codes for MDGTQQVSLQVAASFKAFLMKSSSKSNLNMYDHLSRLLMRVIEERPHDVVDVMEDLSHDVKLRLYEDTQSSLQDLQQTTAAEELAEQQKVLFVRPEDAPEHEFELESALPNVSEIEYFLEQAGVGLGREEMQRVFLALKQLVSSYTMQRCRLWGKILGTERSYIIAEAEFAEGEEEDDDGAEEVADEEAREVDAKEKAEREMNDMDPLPQSTYKAPPVVPKEAKGTGANKFVYFVCNEAGLPWAKLPSVTPAQITVARQIRKFFTGRLDAPIVSYPPFPGNEANYLRAQIARISAGTQISPQGFYQAIEEEGAEEEGSSEDGIEENPEFEGVPVGELVDSLSSWVHHTQHILQQGRCTWVNLAVKTEDESNEEEGEEIEEDPDEPEPEVGPPLLTPLSQDAEIFETVPWSSSLSSTLTSQHAIAIMRSNCWPGACAYAYAKKFENIYVGWGLKYPGDGYSPLLPPAPENEYPSAPEITEDVDPTVEEEQALQDALDEKQAAEEAEEGDSDEEQDEDDD; via the exons ATGGACGGAACGCAGCAGGTCAGCCTGCAGGTGGCTGCTTCTTTCAAAGCTTTCCTCATGAAAAGCAGCAGCAAAAGCAACTTAAACAT GTACGACCACCTTTCGCGGCTGCTGATGCGCGTGATCGAGGAGCGTCCTCATGACGTGGTGGACGTGATGGAGGACCTGAGTCATGACGTGAAGCTGCGCCTGTATGAGGACACGCAGAGCAGCCTGCAGGACCTCCAGCAGACCACTGCCGCCGAGGAGCTGGCCGAGCAGCAGAAGGTCCTCTTCGTCCGGCCCGAGGATGCCCCTGAGCACGAATTCGAGCTG GAGTCAGCGCTCCCCAACGTGAGCGAGATCGAATACTTCCTGGAGCAGGCGGGCGTTGGGTTGGGCCGCGAGGAGATGCAGCGGGTCTTCCTGGCGCTCAAGCAGCTGGTGTCGTCCTACACCATGCAGCGCTGCCGCCTGTGGGGAAAGATCCTGGGCACCGAGCGCAGCTACATCATCGCCGAGGCAGAGTTTGCCGAgggcgaggaggaggacgacgacggCGCCGAGGAGGTGGCCGACGAAGAGGCGCGCGAAGTCGACGCCAAGGAGAAGGCCGAGCGCGAGATGAACGAC ATGGACCCCCTCCCGCAGTCGACGTACAAGGCGCCGCCCGTAGTGCCCAAGGAGGCCAAGGGGACGGGCGCCAACAAGTTTGTGTACTTTGTGTGCAATGAAGCGGGCCTGCCGTGGGCCAAGCTGCCGTCGGTGACGCCGGCCCAGATCACGGTGGCCCGACAGATCCGCAAGTTCTTCACGGGGCGTCTGGACGCCCCCATCGTCAGCTACCCGCCCTTCCCGGGCAACGAGGCCAACTACCTGCGGGCGCAGATCGCCCGCATCTCGGCCGGCACGCAGATCAGCCCGCAGGGCTTCTATCAGGCCATCGAGGAGGAGGGCGCTGAGGAGGAGGGCTCCTCTGAGGACGGCATCGAGGAGAACCCCGAGTTCGAGGGCGTCCCCGTCGGCGAGCTCGTCGACTCCCTGTCCTCATGGGTGCACCACACGCAGCACATCCTGCAGCAG GGCCGCTGCACGTGGGTGAACTTAGCggtgaaaacggaagacgagTCCAACGAGGAAGAGGGCGAGGAGATCGAGGAGGACCCTGACGAGCCCGAGCCCGAGGTGGGGCCGCCGCTGCTCACGCCGCTCTCGCAGGACGCAG AAATCTTCGAGACGGTCCCGTGGAGCTCTAGCCTGTCATCCACGCTCACCTCCCAGCACGCCATCGCCATCATGCGCTCCAACTGCTGGCCGGGGGCATGCGCCTACGCTTACGCAAA GAAGTTTGAGAACATCTATGTGGGCTGGGGACTGAAGTACCCGGGCGACGGCTACAGCCCGCTGCTGCCGCCGGCGCCCGAGAACGAGTACCCGAGCGCGCCTGAGATCACCGAAGACGTGGACCCCACCGTGGAGGAGGAGCAGGCCCTGCAGGACGCGCTGGACGAGAAACAGGCGGCTGAGGAGGCCGAGGAGGGAGACTCGGACGAGGAGCAGGACGAGGATGACGACTGA